From Pseudomonas sp. stari2, a single genomic window includes:
- a CDS encoding ABC transporter substrate-binding protein: MNAISRLATVISVASLFPLAVLPLSVSAAESKGSVEVVHWWTSGGEKAAVDVLKAQVEKDGFTWKDGAVAGGGGATAMTVLKSRAVAGNPPGVAQIKGPDIQEWASTGLLDTDVLKDVSKSEKWDSLLDKKVSDTVKFEGDYVAVPVNIHRVNWLWINPEVFKKAGIAKAPTTLEEFYAAGDKLKAAGFIPLAHGGQPWQDSTVFEAVVLSVMGVDGYKKALVDLDNAALTGPEMVKALTELKKVATYMDVDGKGQDWNLEAAKVINGKAGMQIMGDWAKSEWTAAKKVAGKDYECVAFPGTDKAFTYNIDSLAVFKQKDAGTAAGQQDIAKVVLGENFQKVFSINKGSIPVRNDMLADMGKYGFDSCAQTAAKDFLADAKTGGLQPSMAHNMATTLAVQGAFFDVVTNFINDPKADPADAAKKLGTAIKAAK, from the coding sequence ATGAATGCGATTTCTCGCCTCGCTACTGTCATTTCTGTCGCCTCCCTGTTCCCGCTCGCTGTGCTGCCCCTGAGTGTTTCCGCTGCCGAATCCAAAGGTTCGGTGGAAGTCGTGCATTGGTGGACGTCCGGTGGCGAAAAAGCCGCCGTCGATGTGCTCAAGGCACAAGTGGAAAAAGACGGTTTCACCTGGAAAGACGGCGCTGTCGCCGGTGGTGGCGGTGCGACTGCCATGACTGTGCTGAAAAGCCGCGCCGTCGCCGGCAACCCGCCGGGTGTGGCCCAGATCAAAGGCCCGGACATCCAAGAATGGGCGTCGACCGGTCTGCTCGACACTGACGTCCTGAAGGACGTTTCCAAGTCCGAGAAGTGGGACAGCCTGCTCGACAAGAAAGTCTCCGACACCGTGAAGTTCGAAGGTGATTACGTGGCCGTGCCGGTGAACATTCACCGGGTGAACTGGCTGTGGATCAATCCGGAAGTCTTCAAGAAAGCCGGTATCGCCAAAGCCCCGACCACCCTCGAAGAGTTCTACGCCGCCGGCGACAAGCTGAAGGCTGCGGGCTTCATCCCGCTGGCCCACGGCGGTCAGCCTTGGCAGGACAGCACCGTTTTCGAAGCGGTCGTGCTGTCGGTGATGGGCGTTGATGGTTACAAGAAAGCCCTGGTCGACCTGGACAACGCTGCCCTGACTGGTCCGGAAATGGTCAAGGCCCTGACCGAGCTGAAGAAAGTCGCGACCTACATGGACGTCGACGGCAAAGGCCAAGACTGGAACCTCGAAGCGGCCAAGGTCATCAACGGCAAGGCCGGCATGCAGATCATGGGTGACTGGGCCAAGTCCGAATGGACCGCCGCCAAGAAAGTCGCCGGCAAGGATTACGAGTGCGTAGCCTTCCCGGGCACCGACAAGGCGTTCACCTACAACATCGACTCGCTGGCCGTGTTCAAGCAGAAGGACGCGGGCACTGCGGCCGGTCAGCAGGACATCGCCAAAGTCGTGCTGGGTGAAAACTTCCAGAAAGTCTTCAGCATCAACAAGGGCTCGATCCCGGTGCGCAACGACATGCTCGCCGACATGGGCAAGTACGGTTTCGACTCCTGCGCCCAGACCGCTGCCAAGGACTTCCTGGCAGACGCCAAGACCGGCGGCCTGCAGCCGAGCATGGCGCACAACATGGCGACCACGCTGGCCGTACAGGGTGCGTTCTTCGATGTCGTGACCAACTTCATCAACGACCCGAAAGCCGACCCGGCCGACGCTGCGAAGAAACTCGGCACCGCCATCAAGGCTGCCAAGTAA
- a CDS encoding AGE family epimerase/isomerase — protein sequence MDHFNPGFSSWLNAPAHQQWLADEGLRLLAFAKASRLPEGFGNLDERGQLQVGAQAETMNTARMTHSFAMAHIQGLPGFAELVDHGVQALRGPLRDALHGGWFAVAEHRDGNTGKNAYLHAFVALAASSAVVAQRPGAQALLDDAIDIIDTYFWSEEEGAMREFFNRDWSEEEAYRGANSNMHATEAFLALADVNEDPRWLVRAQRIVERVIHGHAAANDYLVIEHFDRHWQPLREYNHDNPADGFRPYGTTPGHGFEWARLLLHLEAARVQAGMLTPGWLATDAQKLFESNCRYGWDVDGAPGIVYTLDWDNKAVVRHRLHWTHAEASAAASALLKRTGDAQYETWYRLFWEFCEANFIDRCDGSWHHELDPQNRPSADIWAGKPDLYHAWQAVLIPRLPQAPSMATALAQLSRPVPV from the coding sequence ATGGATCACTTCAATCCGGGCTTCAGCAGTTGGCTGAATGCCCCTGCCCACCAGCAATGGCTCGCCGACGAAGGCCTGCGCCTGCTGGCATTTGCCAAGGCTTCACGATTGCCCGAAGGCTTCGGCAATCTTGATGAGCGCGGCCAGCTCCAGGTTGGCGCGCAAGCCGAAACCATGAACACCGCGCGCATGACCCATAGCTTCGCCATGGCCCATATTCAGGGCCTGCCGGGGTTTGCCGAACTGGTCGATCACGGCGTCCAGGCGTTGCGCGGCCCGTTGCGCGATGCACTGCATGGCGGCTGGTTTGCGGTTGCCGAACACCGTGACGGCAACACCGGCAAGAACGCTTATCTACATGCTTTCGTGGCCCTTGCTGCCAGCTCCGCTGTGGTCGCCCAACGTCCCGGCGCCCAGGCGTTGCTGGATGACGCCATCGATATAATCGACACCTATTTCTGGAGCGAAGAAGAGGGCGCCATGCGCGAATTCTTCAACCGCGACTGGAGCGAAGAAGAAGCCTATCGCGGCGCCAACAGCAACATGCACGCCACCGAAGCGTTCCTCGCGCTGGCCGATGTCAACGAAGATCCGCGCTGGCTGGTGCGTGCGCAGCGCATCGTTGAACGGGTGATTCACGGTCACGCCGCCGCCAATGACTATCTGGTGATCGAGCATTTCGACCGCCACTGGCAGCCACTGCGCGAATACAACCATGACAATCCCGCTGACGGCTTCCGCCCCTACGGCACCACGCCGGGCCACGGTTTCGAGTGGGCGCGCCTGCTCCTGCACCTCGAAGCGGCGCGGGTCCAGGCCGGCATGCTCACACCCGGCTGGCTGGCCACCGATGCGCAAAAGCTGTTCGAGAGCAACTGCCGTTATGGCTGGGACGTCGATGGCGCTCCGGGCATCGTCTATACCCTCGACTGGGACAACAAAGCCGTGGTGCGCCACCGCCTGCACTGGACCCATGCCGAAGCCAGCGCCGCCGCCAGTGCCTTGCTCAAACGCACCGGCGATGCGCAGTACGAAACCTGGTACCGGCTATTCTGGGAATTCTGCGAAGCGAATTTCATCGATCGCTGCGACGGCAGCTGGCATCACGAACTCGATCCGCAGAACCGTCCAAGTGCCGATATCTGGGCGGGCAAACCGGATCTGTATCACGCCTGGCAGGCGGTGCTGATCCCGCGCCTGCCGCAGGCACCGAGCATGGCGACTGCGCTGGCACAGTTGTCCCGCCCCGTTCCTGTGTAA
- a CDS encoding carbohydrate ABC transporter permease: MSSVAVFSKASPFDALQRWLPKLVLAPSMFIVLVGFYGYILWTFVLSFTTSTFLPNYKWAGLAQYARLFDNDRWWVASKNLAVFGGMFIGVTLVIGVTLAIFLDQKIRREGFIRTIYLYPMALSMIVTGTAWKWLLNPGMGLDKLLRDWGWEGFRLDWLIDPDRVVYCLVIAAVWQASGFIMAMFLAGLRGVDQSIIRAAQIDGASMPRIYWKVVLPSLRPVFFSAVMILAHIAIKSFDLVAAMTAGGPGYSSDLPAMFMYSFTFSRGQMGMGSASAILMLGAILSIIVPYLYSELRTKRHD; encoded by the coding sequence ATGAGTTCTGTTGCTGTGTTCAGCAAGGCCTCGCCGTTCGACGCATTGCAGCGCTGGCTACCGAAACTGGTGCTGGCGCCGAGCATGTTCATTGTTCTGGTGGGCTTCTATGGCTATATCCTCTGGACGTTTGTCCTGTCGTTCACCACGTCGACCTTCCTGCCTAACTACAAGTGGGCAGGCCTGGCGCAATACGCGCGGCTGTTCGACAACGACCGCTGGTGGGTGGCGAGCAAGAACCTGGCCGTGTTCGGCGGCATGTTCATCGGCGTCACCCTGGTAATCGGCGTGACACTGGCGATTTTCCTCGACCAGAAAATCCGTCGCGAAGGCTTCATCCGCACCATTTACCTGTACCCGATGGCGCTCTCGATGATCGTCACCGGTACCGCATGGAAATGGCTGCTCAACCCGGGCATGGGCCTGGACAAATTGCTGCGGGACTGGGGCTGGGAAGGCTTCCGTCTCGACTGGCTGATCGACCCGGATCGCGTGGTGTATTGCCTGGTGATCGCGGCGGTCTGGCAAGCTTCGGGCTTCATCATGGCGATGTTCCTCGCCGGTCTGCGTGGCGTCGATCAATCGATCATCCGTGCCGCCCAGATCGACGGCGCGAGCATGCCGCGCATCTACTGGAAAGTGGTGCTGCCAAGCCTGCGTCCGGTGTTCTTCAGTGCGGTGATGATCCTGGCGCACATCGCGATCAAGAGTTTCGACCTGGTGGCGGCCATGACGGCCGGCGGCCCGGGTTATTCCTCCGACCTGCCAGCGATGTTCATGTACTCGTTCACGTTCAGCCGTGGGCAGATGGGCATGGGCTCGGCCAGTGCGATTCTTATGCTCGGTGCGATCCTCTCGATCATCGTGCCTTACCTGTACTCCGAGCTGAGGACCAAGCGTCATGACTAG
- a CDS encoding carbohydrate ABC transporter permease: MTSLAAKPSISLSRIAIYAVLILAVLLYLVPLVVMLLTSFKTPEDISTGNLLSWPTVVSGIGWVKAWATVDGYFWNSIKITVPAVIISTAIGALNGYVLSFWRFRGSQLFFGLLLFGCFLPFQTVLLPASFTLGKMGLASTTTGLVFIHVVYGLAFTTLFFRNYYVSIPDALIKAARLDGAGFFTIFRQIILPMSTPIIMVCLIWQFTQIWNDFLFGVVFSSGDSQPITVALNNLVNTSTGAKEYNVDMAAAMIAGLPTLLVYVVAGKYFVRGLTAGAVKG, from the coding sequence ATGACTAGTCTCGCTGCCAAACCTTCTATCAGCCTGAGTCGCATCGCGATCTACGCGGTGCTGATCCTCGCGGTCCTGCTGTATCTGGTACCGCTGGTGGTCATGCTGTTGACCAGTTTCAAGACCCCGGAAGACATCTCCACCGGCAACCTGCTGAGCTGGCCGACCGTGGTCAGCGGCATCGGCTGGGTGAAAGCCTGGGCGACCGTTGACGGCTACTTCTGGAACTCGATCAAGATCACCGTTCCGGCCGTAATCATCTCCACCGCCATCGGTGCGTTGAACGGTTATGTGCTGTCGTTCTGGCGCTTCAGGGGTTCGCAGCTGTTCTTCGGTCTGCTGTTGTTCGGCTGCTTCCTGCCGTTCCAGACCGTGCTGCTGCCGGCGTCGTTCACCCTCGGCAAGATGGGCCTGGCAAGCACCACCACCGGCCTTGTGTTCATTCACGTGGTCTACGGTCTGGCGTTCACCACACTGTTTTTCCGTAACTACTACGTGAGCATTCCGGATGCTCTGATCAAGGCGGCACGTCTCGATGGCGCGGGGTTCTTCACGATCTTCCGCCAGATCATCCTGCCGATGTCCACCCCGATCATCATGGTCTGCCTGATCTGGCAGTTCACCCAGATCTGGAACGACTTCCTGTTCGGCGTGGTGTTCTCCAGTGGTGATTCGCAACCGATCACGGTGGCGCTGAACAACCTGGTCAACACCAGTACCGGGGCCAAGGAATACAACGTGGACATGGCGGCGGCGATGATCGCCGGGCTGCCGACCCTGCTGGTCTATGTGGTCGCAGGCAAGTATTTCGTGCGCGGGCTGACGGCCGGCGCAGTCAAGGGGTAA